In one Palaemon carinicauda isolate YSFRI2023 chromosome 25, ASM3689809v2, whole genome shotgun sequence genomic region, the following are encoded:
- the LOC137619212 gene encoding uncharacterized protein: MFLQFFFWNGLNEKFKCHMTAITNKIRPSLAEIGDNFFDASERYLKGKKFKKVEKHKSDTTSFAAKVSFDSKVGKCSICSRLGKDPSHFLSKCPNFVSSKDKRTKLEELGACSKCGYPSHILSECRFRFNSKCKGCKGWHMSFLCPDEKGATSIKENPNSEKKKGKASNSTDRVRNSESGNGDVVGSSSSSVAAITEVLNCEVEGYTILPTFNISIKGTNLRVLKDTGCQANYIEENLAQDLNLKVVNNGVSLTINGINSSKSYKTKQVEIELPIGNNSYMVYAFCLPSIDVSLQLPGLNEVVSGFVSKGYKLADRGLLNSTDRIDNIKFILGSESLHCIPEKDIVFGKSNDSIYSDTCLGILLKGDINKLKSNLRFLKPCSSMKSNVQHMLKAVNVLPTGTKENVSVESSSLNDLETSNTYELFDDDCQIIESELNRATNECLELSCKYYVGEDRGQYHEDNVELNDRLMEYALEETHRTADGRLCMPLLWNPKVSHLLGRNYNLAKSVLKTLTSKLEKLPDKLALVNDTFKTRETLGIIKENRTKAIDYPIGRVKELTKNIYDEVTGAKLMLGKSLRFVKRHVTSLIPLMSSDH, from the coding sequence atgtttcttcagtttttcttctggaatggtttaaatgagaaattcaagtgtcatatgactgccataactaacaaaattaggccatctcttgcagagattggggataatttctttgatgctagtgagagatatttaaaaggtaaaaaatttaagaaagtagagaaacataagtctgacactactagctttgctgccaaggtttcttttgactctaaagtaggtaaatgcagcatttgtagtagattaggcaaagatccaagtcattttttgagtaaatgtcctaactttgtttctagcaaagataaaagaacaaaattggaggaactgggtgcttgctcaaagtgtggctatccaagtcatatattatcagaatgcagattcagatttaattccaaatgtaaaggctgcaaaggctggcatatgtcatttttgtgtcccgatgaaaaaggtgctaccagtattaaagaaaatccaaattccgaaaagaaaaaaggtaaagccagtaacagtacagatagagttagaaactctgagagtggtaatggagatgttgttggtagttcgagcagtagtgttgctgctataactgaagttttaaattgtgaggttgagggatatacaattttgccaacttttaatatttcaattaaaggtaccaatctcagggtccttaaagacactggatgtcaagcaaattacattgaagaaaatttggctcaagatttaaatttgaaggttgtaaataatggagtttctttaaccattaatggtattaattcctctaagagttataagactaaacaagttgaaattgagttgccaattggtaACAATAGTTACATGgtatatgcattttgtcttccctcaattgatgtttcattgcagttacctgggttaaatgaagtagtcagtgggtttgtttcaaagggatacaagctagcagatcggggattgttaaattctacagataggatagacaatattaaatttatattaggatcagagtccttgcattgtatccctgaaaaggatatagtatttgggaaatccaatgactccatttattctgatacatgcttgggtatattattaaagggagacatcaataaattaaagagcaatttaagattcttgaagccttgttcttccatgaagtcaaatgtgcaacatatgttaaaagctgtaaatgtacttccaacagggacgaaagagaacgtttcagtagaatcttcatctttaaatgacctggagacttctaatacatatgagttgtttgatgatgattgtcagataatagaatctgagttgaatagggctacaaatgaatgcttagaactctcttgtaaatattatgttggggaagacagaggtcaatatcatgaagataatgtagaactgaatgacaggcttatggagtatgctttagaagaaacccataggactgctgatggaagattgtgtatgccactgttatggaacccgaaagttagtcatctactaggccgcaactacaatttagccaaatcagtgttgaaaacccttacttctaaattagaaaaattacctgataagttagccttGGTAAATGACACCTTTAAGACTCGGGAAACATTAGGCATCATTAAGGAGAATAGGACTaaagccattgattaccccataggaagagttaaagagctgaccaagaatatttacgatgaagttactggggctaaattaatgctaggtaaaagtctgagatttgtcaagcgtcatgtgacaagcctgattcctttaatgtcaagtgaccattga